From the genome of Streptococcus marmotae, one region includes:
- a CDS encoding AraC family transcriptional regulator — protein MNILNTYYELEGHNVDLNVDHYGAEQCDINYSFGPSVRDNYVLHFILSGKGRFTVKGNTTELQAGDLFVLPQNEVTFYQADSKEPWSYIWVGFSGSRAQAILQQTQLLEEYFLHSTLSSPILKTMQTITKIPIHKLNIVTELQLVGQLQTLLAQLIDEFPNKQLYEATNLAQNYVQQAIKMIHSLYDKPLKVTEIAGKLSLSRSYLYKIFKKETGYSIKDYIIRVKMNRCCELLLHSELTITEVAFSVGYLDPLTFSSVFKHHFHMSPSDYRKQHISSD, from the coding sequence ATGAATATCTTAAATACATACTATGAACTTGAGGGCCACAATGTGGATTTAAATGTAGACCACTATGGGGCTGAACAATGCGACATCAACTATTCTTTTGGACCATCTGTCCGTGATAATTATGTCCTCCATTTTATTCTATCAGGCAAGGGACGGTTTACAGTTAAGGGAAATACAACTGAATTGCAAGCAGGGGATCTATTTGTTCTCCCTCAAAACGAAGTAACCTTTTATCAAGCAGATAGCAAGGAGCCTTGGTCTTATATATGGGTCGGTTTCAGTGGGTCTCGTGCTCAAGCAATCCTCCAACAAACCCAATTATTGGAAGAATATTTCCTCCATTCAACTCTTTCCTCGCCCATTTTAAAAACAATGCAAACTATTACAAAAATTCCCATTCATAAACTAAATATCGTCACCGAACTCCAATTAGTAGGACAACTACAAACTTTACTGGCACAACTAATTGATGAATTTCCAAATAAGCAACTTTACGAAGCAACTAATTTAGCTCAAAACTATGTCCAACAAGCAATAAAGATGATCCATAGTCTCTACGATAAGCCCCTAAAGGTTACTGAAATAGCGGGAAAATTATCCCTAAGTCGTAGCTACCTGTATAAAATTTTCAAAAAAGAGACGGGGTATTCCATCAAAGATTATATCATCCGAGTGAAAATGAATCGTTGCTGTGAGCTCCTTCTCCATTCTGAGTTGACAATTACAGAGGTAGCTTTTTCTGTTGGTTACTTGGATCCTCTGACTTTTAGTTCTGTTTTCAAGCATCACTTTCATATGAGTCCCAGTGACTATCGAAAACAACATATTTCTTCAGATTAA
- the gtfA gene encoding sucrose phosphorylase: MKIKNQAMLITYSDSLGKNLKELKKVLEGPLKDTVGGIHILPFFPSSGDRGFAPMDYTKVDSAFGDWDDVEALSKEYYLMFDFMINHISAQSPHFLDFLEKKDKSPYADLFIRYKNFWPNGEPSQEDIDLIYKRKPRAPYRIAKFADGSEEKVWCTFDEQQIDLDVTTETTRQFIEENLESLAKHGASIIRLDAFAYANKKIGTNCFFVEPDIWEMLHFPRRLLAPQGIEILPEIHEHYTIQQKIAEKDYYVYDFALPMLVLHALYSGHVNRLVHWMKICPRKQFTTLDTHDGIGVVDVKDLLTDEEIEETREALYAQGANVKKVYSTEAYNNLDIYQINCTYYSALGNNDQAYLLARVLQCFAPGIPQIYYVGLLAGENDIELLESSKEGRNINRHYYDLEEIEREVERPVVQSLFKLLKFRNTSPAFDGEFSVQMLDEYTLQIVWNNFDAGISAQMTANLQAKNFEILEIVEGKNIQILL, from the coding sequence ATGAAAATTAAAAACCAAGCTATGTTGATTACTTATTCAGATAGTTTAGGAAAAAATCTTAAGGAGCTGAAAAAAGTGTTGGAAGGTCCGCTTAAGGATACGGTCGGAGGGATCCATATTCTACCCTTCTTCCCATCATCAGGCGACCGCGGATTTGCCCCGATGGATTACACGAAAGTCGATTCAGCCTTCGGAGATTGGGATGATGTGGAAGCTCTTAGCAAAGAATATTATCTCATGTTTGACTTCATGATTAATCATATTTCAGCTCAATCACCGCACTTCCTGGATTTTTTAGAGAAAAAAGATAAGTCACCGTACGCTGACTTATTTATTCGTTACAAAAATTTTTGGCCAAATGGAGAACCAAGTCAAGAAGATATTGACTTGATTTACAAGCGCAAACCTCGTGCTCCTTATCGTATTGCTAAGTTTGCTGATGGTAGTGAGGAAAAAGTTTGGTGTACCTTTGATGAACAACAGATTGATCTTGATGTGACTACAGAAACGACGCGTCAGTTTATTGAGGAAAATCTGGAGAGTCTAGCCAAACATGGTGCTTCGATTATTCGCTTGGATGCCTTTGCCTATGCCAATAAGAAAATAGGGACGAACTGTTTCTTTGTAGAACCAGATATCTGGGAGATGCTTCATTTTCCACGTCGTCTCCTCGCACCACAAGGAATTGAGATTCTACCGGAAATTCACGAGCACTATACGATTCAGCAGAAGATTGCAGAGAAAGACTACTATGTTTATGACTTCGCTTTGCCGATGCTGGTTCTTCATGCTCTGTATTCTGGTCATGTTAATCGCTTGGTCCACTGGATGAAAATTTGTCCTCGTAAGCAATTTACGACATTGGATACTCATGATGGAATTGGAGTGGTGGATGTCAAGGACTTACTGACCGATGAAGAGATAGAAGAGACACGTGAAGCACTCTATGCACAAGGTGCAAATGTAAAAAAGGTTTACAGTACAGAAGCTTATAATAACTTGGATATTTATCAGATTAATTGTACTTATTATTCAGCTTTAGGAAATAATGACCAAGCCTATCTTTTAGCGCGTGTCTTGCAATGCTTTGCCCCAGGGATTCCACAAATTTATTACGTTGGGTTATTGGCCGGAGAAAATGATATTGAATTACTAGAATCTTCTAAAGAAGGGCGCAATATCAACCGCCATTATTATGACTTAGAAGAAATTGAGCGAGAAGTAGAACGTCCAGTCGTACAATCTCTCTTTAAACTTTTAAAATTCCGTAACACTAGCCCAGCCTTTGATGGAGAATTTTCTGTTCAGATGTTAGATGAGTATACACTACAGATTGTTTGGAATAATTTTGATGCAGGAATTTCTGCTCAGATGACAGCTAATCTACAAGCAAAAAACTTTGAAATTCTTGAAATAGTTGAGGGTAAAAACATTCAAATTTTACTATAA
- a CDS encoding carbohydrate ABC transporter permease, protein MNQKGFIAKYWAYLFVAIPITLQLIFFFYPLFTGIFYSLTNWNGISRNYQVIGIQNYIDILNNPDFYTSLAFTVIFTIGLIVGEIAIGIWLATLLNRKIKAVGFFRTWYFFPAVLSTVTLGLIFVQLFNYGFTQVGELLQIEWLQENLLVKENTVIPSVLFVALWQGLAMPVIIFLSGLQSIPEDVKEAAAIDGANRTQQFFQIELPYLLPSISIVFILAMKSGLTAFDLIFALTSGGPDGKTESLGLLVYNYAFVHNKFSNANALAVILFLFIIVISLVQMKISKKFEV, encoded by the coding sequence ATGAATCAAAAAGGTTTTATCGCAAAATATTGGGCATATTTGTTTGTGGCAATTCCAATTACCTTACAGCTCATCTTTTTCTTTTATCCGTTGTTTACAGGTATTTTTTACAGTTTAACGAACTGGAATGGTATTTCTAGAAATTACCAAGTTATTGGGATTCAAAATTATATTGATATTTTAAACAATCCTGATTTTTATACGAGTTTGGCATTTACAGTCATTTTTACAATTGGCTTAATTGTTGGTGAAATTGCGATAGGAATTTGGCTTGCGACCTTGCTCAATCGGAAAATCAAAGCAGTTGGTTTTTTCAGAACCTGGTATTTTTTTCCAGCAGTTCTATCCACAGTGACGCTAGGCTTGATTTTTGTCCAATTATTTAACTATGGTTTTACTCAAGTTGGAGAACTATTGCAGATTGAGTGGCTACAAGAAAACCTATTGGTGAAAGAAAATACAGTTATTCCATCTGTTCTCTTTGTTGCTTTATGGCAGGGGCTTGCTATGCCGGTGATTATCTTTTTATCAGGTCTTCAAAGTATTCCTGAAGATGTCAAAGAGGCAGCAGCAATTGACGGAGCAAATCGTACTCAACAGTTCTTTCAAATCGAATTACCCTACTTGCTTCCGTCAATTAGTATAGTCTTTATCCTTGCAATGAAATCAGGGTTAACCGCTTTTGACTTAATTTTTGCTCTTACCAGTGGCGGGCCAGATGGGAAGACAGAATCGCTCGGTCTGCTAGTTTACAATTACGCTTTTGTGCATAATAAATTCTCAAATGCGAATGCCCTTGCAGTTATTCTGTTCCTCTTCATCATTGTCATTTCACTTGTACAGATGAAGATTTCTAAAAAGTTTGAAGTATAA
- a CDS encoding carbohydrate ABC transporter permease: MKKAKQKNWWVYLILCTGILFMFIPLLVTVMSSFKPTKEITSNFFGLPKQFTLANYARLFEDGVVQYFGNSAIITIVAVALMILVIPMAAFAVARHMNRRTAFNMIYFFLIIGIFVPFQVIMLPMTKLMSSIGLNNIIGLIILYLTYAVPQALFLYVGYIKTIVPEEMDEAAAIDGCDKFTMYWKIIFPLMKPMHATVLIINALWVWNDFLLPLLVLNRDQRMWTLPLFQYNYKGMYFSDYGPSFASYVVGIIPILIVYLVFQKHIISGMTSGSVK, from the coding sequence ATGAAGAAAGCAAAACAAAAAAATTGGTGGGTATATCTGATTCTCTGTACTGGCATCCTTTTTATGTTTATTCCCCTTCTTGTGACAGTAATGAGTTCTTTCAAGCCAACCAAAGAAATTACCAGTAATTTCTTTGGCTTACCAAAACAGTTTACTTTAGCTAATTACGCCCGCCTTTTTGAAGACGGAGTTGTCCAATATTTTGGGAATTCAGCGATTATCACGATTGTTGCAGTAGCTTTGATGATTCTGGTTATTCCGATGGCAGCTTTTGCGGTTGCCCGTCACATGAATCGTAGAACTGCCTTTAACATGATTTATTTTTTCTTAATTATCGGGATTTTTGTTCCCTTTCAAGTGATTATGCTACCGATGACTAAGTTGATGTCTAGCATTGGATTAAACAATATCATTGGGCTTATCATTCTATATTTGACTTATGCTGTACCGCAAGCTCTCTTTCTGTACGTAGGCTATATCAAGACAATTGTACCAGAGGAAATGGACGAAGCGGCGGCGATTGATGGATGTGATAAATTTACGATGTACTGGAAAATTATTTTTCCCCTGATGAAGCCAATGCATGCCACTGTCCTCATCATTAATGCTCTTTGGGTATGGAATGATTTTCTTTTACCACTCTTAGTCTTGAACCGTGACCAAAGGATGTGGACATTACCTCTCTTCCAGTATAATTACAAGGGGATGTATTTCAGTGATTACGGACCATCCTTTGCGTCTTACGTTGTAGGTATTATCCCTATCTTGATTGTTTATCTGGTATTCCAAAAACACATTATCTCAGGAATGACCAGCGGATCGGTGAAATAG
- a CDS encoding extracellular solute-binding protein encodes MKMKTFLKSATLCTFATFLAACGSAGGSDQVEIEYFSQKPEMQKVLQEIINDFEKENPDIKVKFTNVPDAGTVLKTRMANNEAPDVINIYPQNADFKEYAADGRFLEVDKEAGLEHLKSGAVTPYEVDGKNYTLPLTANAYGIYYNKDKFKELGLEVPKTYAEFEALVAKIKSDGKAAPFALSLNDAWSLNGYHQLAWVTVAGGFDGAEDLLIRTPKGGVKDDDNAKAVTKRLALLTDNGQKGFAGALYADAVASFAAGDALMLPQGTWAATAVNQQDPEFEYGMFAFPGEKEGGDFTVGAADLALSVSASSKHPEESKKFLEYLSRPEVLQKYYDVDGSPVSVEGVKTEGKFMETEGVTKYAFTDKHVVWLQSEWQSEDEFWNITVETVKKPDSAELVKDLNAFFDPMKK; translated from the coding sequence ATGAAAATGAAAACATTTCTCAAAAGTGCAACCCTTTGTACATTTGCCACCTTCTTAGCAGCTTGCGGTAGTGCAGGTGGTAGCGATCAAGTTGAGATTGAGTACTTCTCTCAAAAACCTGAAATGCAAAAAGTGTTGCAGGAGATTATCAATGATTTTGAAAAGGAAAATCCAGATATCAAAGTAAAATTCACCAACGTGCCAGACGCAGGAACTGTCTTGAAGACACGTATGGCTAACAACGAAGCACCAGATGTTATCAATATTTATCCTCAAAATGCTGATTTTAAAGAATATGCAGCAGATGGTCGTTTCCTAGAAGTAGACAAGGAAGCTGGTTTAGAGCACTTAAAAAGCGGAGCAGTGACTCCATATGAAGTAGATGGTAAAAACTATACTTTACCGCTCACGGCTAATGCCTATGGTATCTACTATAACAAAGATAAATTCAAAGAATTAGGCCTAGAAGTTCCAAAAACATATGCAGAGTTTGAAGCACTTGTGGCCAAAATTAAGTCTGATGGCAAGGCAGCACCTTTTGCCCTCTCTCTGAATGATGCTTGGTCGTTAAATGGTTATCATCAATTAGCTTGGGTGACAGTTGCTGGAGGATTTGATGGAGCAGAAGATTTATTGATTCGTACTCCAAAAGGTGGTGTAAAAGACGACGATAATGCCAAAGCCGTTACCAAACGGCTAGCCCTTTTAACAGATAACGGTCAAAAAGGATTTGCAGGAGCTCTTTATGCAGATGCTGTCGCTTCGTTTGCAGCTGGAGATGCACTCATGCTTCCACAAGGTACATGGGCAGCTACTGCTGTAAATCAACAGGACCCAGAATTTGAATATGGTATGTTTGCCTTTCCTGGTGAGAAAGAAGGCGGTGATTTCACTGTCGGAGCAGCGGACCTTGCTCTATCAGTCAGCGCAAGTTCAAAGCATCCAGAAGAATCGAAAAAATTTCTTGAATACCTTTCTCGGCCAGAAGTTCTTCAAAAATATTATGATGTAGATGGTTCACCTGTTTCTGTTGAAGGAGTGAAAACAGAAGGTAAATTCATGGAAACAGAGGGTGTTACAAAATATGCCTTTACAGATAAGCATGTTGTATGGCTTCAAAGCGAATGGCAATCAGAAGACGAATTTTGGAATATCACAGTTGAAACGGTGAAAAAACCAGATTCAGCAGAACTTGTCAAAGATCTCAATGCCTTCTTTGATCCAATGAAGAAATAA
- a CDS encoding alpha-galactosidase codes for MIKFFAENRLFHLQTREFSYVMQVLENEQLVHRYFGKKVNHFGTGNKITYLDRAFAPSPISGDRTFSLEALSLEYSGNGLGDFRMASVELRNEFGVGLDLKFQTYRIYKGKFALEGLPSSFGSEDEVETLEIDLYDALTDVTVTLLYSVFESANFLARSVKITAGEHATTIEKCLSFTLDMPRKDFVVHSLMGRYAYEKEWTQTPLTSGRYEISSVRGASGHAQTPFLALADERITEDSGEIYSGHLVYSGNFKAFAETSPLHYTRWGIGLNDQAFSWRLEEHQSFQTPEALISYTDQGLAAMTQDSHNFIKYHLVRSPFVDKVRPILINNWEATYFDFTEEKILELAKVASQTGIELFVLDDGWFGRRNDDESSLGDWFVNRQKLPNGLGGLAQSINDLGMEFGLWFEPEMISINSDLYRKHPDWAIGITGRDPIYSREQLVLDLSQEQVCDYIIESVGSILESAPITYVKWDMNRNITSMPERLANNERYEFHHRYMLGLYRILEELTTRFPHILFESCSGGGGRNDLGMMYYMPQAWASDNTDAIGRLSIQEGTSLIYPVNSIGAHVSAVPNHQVGRVTPLETRGNIAMMGGAFGYELDLTSLEKEEIEEITEQVATYKSIRQTIQNGQFYRLARTSNTQSTIYVNEDRSQAVFTFVKILAQPEAPLIQVRLKGLDPEVQYSCSQLNETFYGDELMNIGLTMPSVQKDYFSVQYIFNKI; via the coding sequence GTGATTAAATTTTTCGCCGAAAATCGACTATTTCACTTACAGACAAGGGAATTTTCCTACGTGATGCAAGTCCTTGAGAACGAACAATTGGTTCATCGCTATTTTGGAAAAAAAGTAAATCATTTTGGTACAGGTAACAAAATAACATATTTGGATCGTGCTTTTGCTCCAAGTCCAATTTCAGGAGATAGAACCTTCTCACTTGAAGCTCTCTCCTTGGAATATAGTGGTAATGGCCTTGGTGATTTTCGTATGGCTAGTGTGGAACTCCGAAATGAATTTGGAGTAGGGCTTGATTTGAAGTTTCAAACATATCGGATCTACAAAGGTAAGTTTGCTTTGGAAGGGCTTCCAAGTAGTTTTGGTAGTGAAGATGAGGTGGAGACACTAGAAATTGATCTCTACGATGCGTTGACAGATGTGACGGTCACCTTGCTTTATAGCGTGTTTGAAAGTGCGAATTTTCTTGCTCGATCAGTGAAAATCACAGCAGGGGAACATGCGACGACTATTGAAAAATGCTTGTCGTTTACGTTAGATATGCCGCGAAAAGATTTTGTTGTGCACAGTCTGATGGGACGCTATGCTTATGAGAAAGAGTGGACACAGACACCGTTAACAAGTGGACGTTATGAAATCAGTAGTGTTAGGGGCGCTTCAGGTCATGCACAAACCCCATTTCTTGCCTTGGCAGATGAAAGGATTACAGAAGATAGTGGTGAAATATATAGTGGGCATCTTGTCTATAGTGGGAATTTTAAGGCATTTGCTGAAACGAGTCCTCTTCATTATACTCGTTGGGGAATTGGCTTGAATGACCAGGCATTTAGCTGGCGATTGGAAGAGCATCAAAGTTTTCAAACTCCAGAAGCCTTGATCTCCTATACAGATCAAGGACTGGCTGCCATGACTCAAGATAGTCATAATTTTATCAAGTATCACCTAGTGAGAAGTCCTTTTGTTGATAAAGTTAGACCAATCCTAATTAATAACTGGGAAGCAACCTACTTTGATTTTACAGAAGAAAAAATTCTTGAATTAGCTAAAGTAGCTAGCCAAACGGGGATTGAGCTCTTTGTATTAGACGATGGGTGGTTTGGTCGTCGAAATGATGATGAATCTTCTCTAGGGGATTGGTTTGTTAATCGGCAAAAATTGCCAAATGGTCTAGGTGGCCTTGCTCAATCGATTAATGATTTAGGAATGGAATTTGGTCTATGGTTTGAACCAGAGATGATTTCAATTAATAGTGACTTGTATCGTAAACATCCTGATTGGGCAATTGGGATAACCGGTCGTGATCCGATTTATAGCCGTGAGCAGCTAGTTCTGGATTTATCACAGGAACAGGTCTGTGATTATATTATTGAGTCAGTTGGATCAATTTTAGAGTCAGCACCTATTACCTATGTTAAATGGGACATGAATCGAAATATTACTAGCATGCCAGAAAGATTGGCAAATAATGAACGATATGAATTTCATCATCGCTATATGTTAGGGCTGTATCGGATTTTAGAAGAGTTAACCACACGTTTTCCGCACATTTTATTTGAAAGTTGTTCAGGTGGAGGTGGTCGCAATGATTTGGGCATGATGTACTACATGCCACAAGCCTGGGCTAGTGACAATACCGATGCTATTGGTCGATTATCTATCCAAGAAGGAACGAGTTTGATTTATCCAGTAAACTCTATCGGAGCACATGTATCTGCTGTACCTAATCATCAAGTTGGTCGAGTAACACCATTGGAAACACGTGGCAACATTGCGATGATGGGGGGAGCATTTGGCTATGAATTGGATTTGACGAGTTTAGAAAAAGAAGAAATTGAGGAAATTACTGAGCAGGTAGCGACCTATAAATCTATTCGCCAAACGATTCAAAACGGACAATTTTATCGTCTAGCAAGAACGAGCAATACTCAGTCGACGATTTATGTCAATGAGGATCGAAGTCAGGCAGTCTTTACCTTTGTTAAAATTTTAGCACAGCCAGAAGCACCGCTTATACAAGTACGCTTGAAAGGACTAGACCCAGAAGTTCAATATAGCTGCTCGCAGTTGAATGAGACTTTCTATGGAGATGAACTCATGAACATTGGTTTGACGATGCCATCTGTTCAAAAAGATTATTTTAGTGTACAATATATTTTTAATAAAATTTAG